The Tamandua tetradactyla isolate mTamTet1 chromosome 13, mTamTet1.pri, whole genome shotgun sequence genome segment TCCCAATTACTCAATGGAGCACCCAGCCAGCAAAATAATAAGGCAAATGGTTTCTAATACAAGGGCAGAGACTGGAGTATAGGAAGTAACTTTGGCAAgtgaaaaatcaggaaaatatcaTTAATGGAAGTGAACATTTCACTAGATAGTTAACAATGAGGGGAAACAGGGCAGGAAAAGAATCCAGAGAAAGTGTCTCAGGTAGTGGGAAGCACAACACCCCAGAGGAGGGGTAGATGCAGACAACAGAACGCGAGCAGTTGGTCTCCCCTTCTTCAGGCAGGAATGAAGCAGAGCTGGAACAAGGGTGGCACTGAGACAATCCCAGTGGAAACTGGGGTGGTTTCAATGTCCATAGGTTCAACCAGAGATTTCAGGGTGAAATTCTGTAAAATGGTGGTCAGGAATAAGAACAGCTCCATACACCTAGGCTCTCCTCAGCACAAATTCATTTTcctatgaagaaaacaaaaattattttctctttgaatccTGTTTCTGAAATGGCACCAAGTGAATCCCCATAATTGTTTCAAGAATTATTAGGTAGTGCatcagtggatggatggatggatggatggatggatggatgggtgaaagGATGCACTTCCTGCCCTTACCTTCCATAATATTTCCTGAGTGCTTGCTcaacaaaaggaatttaaataAACATTCACGTAATGAAACTGTTCATCTTTTGGGATGTGGGCTTTCCAGAATGACCCACATTGAATTGTCAAAGGGATGGAGCAGTAGAGAAATGAAAGGGGCTGTGCAATTGTGTTTCTCCTTCTATTTTTGGTACAGAATTTAACAAAAAGTTGAGACCTCTCATGTGATTTCTAAAGGTCTTGTCAGACTACTCCACTCCTGTATTTAAACACTTTGCATGGCTCTCCTTACTTGGTCTATAGGATTAGTTTCTAATTGTGAGACATTCATATTCTGTCCCCTGTCTTACAGTCCGTGCTCTTTCCTTCCACTCTTCCTACCCTCTACCTGCAGGGACAGCCACACTCAGCACTCACCAATTCCCAAATAAGACAGCCAGTTGTACAATTAATCTCATTCTGTTCCCTTTGATTGAAATGCACAATTCTCCTCCTCTACTCCTGCCTTCAGGACCCAGCTTAAATTTCATTTCTATTCCTGTGGGAAAATCTCTCTGAATTTGTCTGACAGTAGAAACGtttcttctctgggttttcttCAGCTTCACATTAATGTTTCCATTGAAACATGTTTCAGCCCAAGACATAATCCTCCTGTTGTTTATCCTTCCCCCCCTGTGGGAATATGGCACTAGAGGGCAGGACATTTCCCAGTTTCTTGATTAACATAGCATTGAGCCCAAATCAGGCATTAATTGCCATAGAATACAGgagactcctgggtcagagatTCAGCACCGAGAGGCCACTGTGGAGGTGGGCCCTCCAATAACCAGGTAGAATGATGACGGATGGTGGAACATTTCAAGGTTTAGAGACCATCACAGGTGTCCCTCTTCACTCACAAGGCTGGTCTGACCTTTCAAGGAATGTTCTGACCATACCTAGAGCTTAGCCTATGGCAGCAACATAAATGGGTCTCAATGAATTTGATGAGGGAGTGCTCTCTTCAGAGCAAAAAAGAAAGGCTTAATAATGCTAAGCTCCTGAAAGGATCACTTAGGGACAGAGTGCAGTTACTCCAGACTCCTGCTGCCTTGCCTTTGTAAGAAATAGGGCCAAGCCCCAGGTACCACTGAACTGATCCTATAACGAAGAGGTgtcatgaaataaaaaagagctggggtactGGGAATGGGGCTTAGGATTACTATAGAGAGCAGTCCTGACCACCCCAGAGAAACCCTCCTTTTCTCCAAGAGTTCTATTGTTTCAGATGGAAATAAGAATTAGTCTTGCTTGCTGAGAAAGCCATGGAGTAGTCATTCTTCTTAAAGTTTTCACTTTCATCCAGGAAGTGGCCAGGGTCAAACTGACCTGGGTTGGGGAACTCTTTGTTGTCATGCAGGACAGAACTCAGTGATACTAAAACAGCTGTGCCCTGGAATGAACAGAGAAATTTCATTATAAGGAGCACATGGAGCTGGAGGTATCACTGAAAATCACTAGCCCGATaaacataatttataaataagaaaacatatttcCAAGTAGAGGAAGTAGCTCCAACTCCATAGAACAATTAAGCACCAGAGCCTAAACTATATCCCAGGTATCCTGAGTTCAATTACAAAACCTACTACCCAAACTCTCACTCTGTATCCCAAGATTAAGTGATTTCTATAAAGTCATACAGTCAATTAAAATAAGACTAATCaatccaaaatggaaaagaaagtctttcaacaaatggtgcgaAAACAATTGCATATCCACATCTTCAAAAAGGTTATCAACCCATACCtgacaccatacacaaaaattaattcaagatggaccaaaacataaaacctaaaactataacactccagaagaaagaattagagaatGTTTGTGACTTAGCCATAGACAAACTTATCTTGTGACACAGTACGCAGTAACTATAAGGGAACAAATTGATTAATTAGACTTTTCCAAAATCAAAATTGTCTGTCTGCCAACagatattgctaaaaaaaattaggtggctcagtggcagaattttcgcctgccatgccagagaaccaggttcaatttctggagcctacccatgccaaaaactaaaaataaaaaataggtaagggtcaaatggggagaaaatattcacagtaCATATTTAACAAAGGATTGGTATCTAAGATAGATAAATATCTCCTATAACTTAATTACAGCaagacaaaaaatgtttaaatggacAAAATTCTTGAAGATACACTtcaaaaaataagatattatcaacaagtacatgaaaaaaatgttaaatatcatTAGCGTTTAGGGAAATCAAAATTAAACCTTAGTGAAATGCCTGTACACACCAACCAAAATAGCTAAAATCTAAAAGACTTACAATACCAAATATCAATGAGGGTGCAGAACCAGGactttcatatataatttttttgtatccTGTCTGATGaggtcacgtttcattatttttccacattagtatcccgttattgcagaaTCATCTGTTGGAGTTAtgtttctttcttgaattttattcaatttttttttttgcttgtttgtttgttttgcgggaagtgcatggaccaggaatggaACGTATGCCTcacacatggcaggcaagaattctaccaacgAACTACCCTTGCAAGACACTCCTATATACTTTTTGAACTATAAAATGGTACACCCAAGTAGGAAAATTTCCTATAAGTTTCTTATTACACTAAACATACCCCTTATGTATAGTCCAGCAATTCCAGGCTTGGTAATTAACTGAGAGAAATGAACCAATTGAAAGAAgtgagaaagaacaaattattcaAAATGTTGCCATATTGGAGACAGTCTAGGTGTCCACCATcaggaaaatgattaaataaattgcaGTATATTTATGCAACGGAAAATCAATCAGTAATACCATGAAACAAAGTATCAATGCATGCAATAATAAGTATGACTCTCAAAAGCATTATCCAGAATATTAAGCCTTACACTTGTAGGCTATATActtactgtgctgatttgaatctctTATagaccccagaaagccatgtcctttaaccctcattcaatattcttGGCTGAGAGCATCCTGATTGTTCCCAAGGAGATATGTGGTTATCTCACCCACATACAGTGTGTATTAAATtttgatgagagggagatgtgactccacccattccaggtgggtcttgattagtttaatggaatcctttaaaagaggaaacattttggacagagtccCCTTTTTAGAGCAACAAAACAGAGGCCACACAGCCCAAGACCTTTGGACATGAACAAGGAAAGTTCTcccggggaagcttcatgaaacaagaaactaggagagaaagctagcagatgccacaatgttcaccatctgcctttctagttgagagagaaaccctgaatgtcattgtccatcttgaaccaaagtatctttccctggttacCTTAGATTTGacgtttctatagccttgctttagttgggacatttccatggccttagaactgtggacttgtaacttaataaatttccccttttagaagccattctgcctctagtacattgcattctggtagctagcaaagtagaacacttaCACATGCCaaaattccacttatatgaaattctaCAACTATTCTTTcattaaaggaaaaatcacaaAGATCTTTGGGTGGAGTGGAGACCAAAAGCATGGGCATGAGTGAATAGTCAAAAATGGCAgtaattttttctatgttttgatAGGGTTCTGAGTAAAAGATGGTGTATGCATTCGTTAGAATTAATTGAAAGACACAAGTGTGGTTTGTGtacttcatggcatgtaaattttACCCCAATAGTTAAAGAAAGGACATCAAACAAATAAGGAACTGTACTAAATGATACCACACTGACACATTTACGGGTAAAATAAACTGATATCTATAGCATACTTTGCAATATATCAAATATAACAATGATTGATGGATGCATatagaaacagagagaaatatgtgataaaacaaatataatacatGTTAGCTGTAGGATTTAAGAAGTAGAGAGGTAGATTTTCACTGTATAATTCTTCCAAAGTCTCTGtcataatattttcataataaattgatggtaaaaacttttaaaaagtgatattttaCACACTGTTTTACATTCAGCTCTTTTCAGTTAGCAGTGTAGCATAAAcacttttatctttctattaGGAAAACTCCATATCACTCTCCAAATAGCTGCATAGAATTCCATGACATAGGTGTACCATAACTCATCATATCTCCAATTGCAGATATATGGAATTGACTTTCATACATGCTAAATATGTGATTCTCAAATACAGTAAATAGTGGGTATATATTTTACAACTTGTAAAATGCCATGCATTCATGGAAGGACAGTTAAAAGGCTacaaaaatttaagaagctatctAGAGATGCCATAACCAATAAATTTCAGGCACGATGAAGTTAAGAAACAGACTCCTGACCTTCTATATATGCCCAAACCGGTCTTCTAGTGATGGCCAAACAATGATTCACTCCTCCTTCCATTTTGTTATAGTTGAGAACTGACTGAATTCTCTGCAAGTATACTGTGCCAATGGGCACTTCAAGGGTAAGGACTGAAGAAAACACACTAGACTCACCTTGGGGATGAGATACCCTCTAAACTGAACGTCCTGTGTCACAACATGGGGCAGGCTGGTGGGAAGGAGGTCAGTGTATCTCTGGATCTCGTGCACCACAGCGTCCGTGTAGGGCATGCTGCTCCTGTCCTGCATGCAGGGGCTGCTGTGTCTCCCAACCACACGGTCAATCTCTTCCCGGACTTTTACTGATGAGACTCAAGTAAAAATCgatgggaaaagaagaaaacatcactTTCCCAAAGACTCATAATGCAGTGTCTGTATATTATGATTTGCAGATCAAGAGCTAAATTTAGCTTTTTAGGCAAGTATGGGGTTCATAAGAGATACCCAGACCACGTGAGAGAGTTGTCACTTTTCCTAAGaccaacacatttttttttctctctgttgtaGTGTGACTTTGTCACCATTGGGAACCACCGAACAGATGAAGCTGGAGATACATAAATTCAAATAAAGAGTCTTTTCTACATTGGGATTACCATGACTTGCTCATTTCTACTGTCATACCTGTGACCTCTGGGCGTTTCAGCAGCAGTAGGAGTCCATATCTCAGGGTTGTGCTTGTTGTCTCTGTCCCAGCCACAAAGAGATTACTTGCTGTGACTACCAAGTTCTTAATCAAAAACTTAGAATTCTGATTGTGCTTTTCCTAGGAATaatatatacaattattttacaaattaatttGCCAGCATATTTAATCACAATTCATTTAAAGTTACTCAAGAGTTGTAAAACTCATCAAAGCTAAAAATTGAAGACTACAATATTAGAAGAAGCTGCTATTTTAATCACTCTGctgaaattatcattttttacATTACAAATCTGCatttaaatcttctgtttctcctgctcttctttggactttgtaaatatttactttttaaaatgatatttgtatttattttagaaagactTCCGATGGAAagaggtaaatatatatattgaactGGTATGTGCTGTGGCAGACAATGTAGGTGGTTTCATTCCcaacctccttctcctttgttctAATCTAACatagtgattttaaaaattaaattttactttctcaCCCAActctcaacacacacacatacagccagGTTTGGTTTAATAATTCAATATGattattaaatgattaaatatcATTTTTGCCAAAGAAATATAAGGACGAGCATGTTGGTTCAtatgttctctttctttcaacATGGATGTGAAGATGAACATGGGACTATATGCCAGGAAAGTTGAAGGGGAAATGGAAAGCATTTGGCTACCTGATACTGTTACTGAGATACTGAACTAGGATTAGGTCTGATGCTATGGGAGAAACACACGTGACACATGTAAAGTCACTCTTTAACTAGACACCTTGAGAATCAAGCAAGCTAAGCAAGCACAGTGTTACTTCAGTTTCTATCACATTCTCTGCATTCCCATACTTGTAATAATTATCTAGAATCTTATCATGCCAagtctagaaaatgaaaaatattctagCTATTCCTTGAACTGCATTCTCCCAGCACTCCATATCCTACAGAACACCAGAATTCCCCTCAAACATCTCATGTTGGTTCAAATTCCCATCTAAAAATAATCTCAGATTTCCAAACCACTATTCAAGTTTCTTCAAAAACACCAACCTCTGCCCAAACTCTTATTTCATCAAATCCAATTAAACTTCCCTCTGCCATCAACTCTATCTCTTTGATAGCCCATACCTCTGGACTTCTATTGCCCACTTCACTGGACATCCCCTCACCTGTACCCCACTATCACATTTTAAAGGCTCTTATATGCATGGTACTGACCCTTAGGCAAGATCTAACTGCTTATCAAGCAGTGTTTAACAAGCCAGCTAAATGTCCCCAGAATATACTGGACTTATTGATAAATTATATAACCTTGACAGTCAATTATTTGTTCACATCCTACATTTTCCATTTGGATAAGGAAACAATCAATGAAGTCTTGAGGATTGTTAATATCCAGAGATTCTTGGTGCTCCTTTACGTTCTCCAGAATAAAGTTATATAAGTcatctttattttgtaaatacttACTATGACTTCCTAGCAAAAAGTTTATGAAGATGGGAAACATGTTGcagaccaaaagggaaaagactcatttattaaatgaaaaaggaTTTGAGCACAACCATATAACCCAACCATTATGTTAGGCCATGGCTTCTCGCTTGAGGAATAACTTCCTACTGTACACACCAAACAATTCTCTACAATGACAGAGGATTTGAGGGAGGCATCCTACTAAATGTCAAATACTACATCATTTCCTTCAATCAATTGTCACATTCTTGCATCAACACTTTCACAGCAATCCTGAGTTACAGGACGGTAGCAATTACAGGTGATCCAAATTATGCAGATAAGAACAGAGTCTAAGACAGTTTTGGCAACTTGTTATAGGGCACAAAAGTAGTCACAGCTCCTTCTACTGCCACCAGTCAACCACTTATACCATAGTTTAAAAATGGCAAGTGTCCAAATATATCACAAAATGTAGTTCCATACTTCATACATGAATTGGCCTTGGACTAAGAGATTAAGTGATTTCTGTAAATTCACACCATTAATTGAGGTTTAGGGTGAGTGTGAGACATGGTAGTTCAGCAGAGGGTAAAAATGTGGTATGTACCTAAATTCATACTCACATTCCACCATCTGAACATCTCTGACCCAGATTTCTGGACCCCTGGTAGCTAGGGCACAGGCGGTAGCACATTACTCTCCagtcatattttacattttatgtaagACTCTGTTGCCCCAAACTTCCCTTTTCTCCACATCACAAAGTAGGGTGTTGCAGTCCTGCATTACAACCAGGTAGAATGTTGCCCCTGCTTCACAGTAGAAGAGTAAAGCCATCTGATTAGGTGGCCTGCGAGGTGTTCACAAGGATTGGATGCTCATGGAGGACTGTAGGCATGCGACTGGAAAGCCCAGAGTCATCTATGTGGACATGGGGACATGGGAGACAGTGAAAACATCACTAAATAGGGAGCCAGTGGACTTGGCTCCATCCCTAGTTTCCACTCAAGCTTCTTGCATGACCTACCTTAAAACTTTGCTTAGCATTTCTGGGCATTAGTTTCTTTACTCATAACATTCAGGGATTGGAATAAATGATTACCAGAGACTTTTCAAGATATATACTCTATCACTTTAAGCTCTGAGCAATGTTTTCTGTTCAGATACGGTATATATTCGCTTGGTCCTCaaagaattttgaattttccagCACAAGAGCTTTAATAGTTCCTGAAGAAAAGGTCTTAATCTCACCTGGATCCATGGTGAGCTCAAACTCTTGAAATTCTCATTGAATTTGTCCATTAAATTAAGAAAACTCTCCTCATTATACTCAAaacgatttttaaaaatgatggagCAGATCACATTGCAGGGAGCACATGCTAGGATAAAAGTGGGATCACAGGGAGAACCTAAACagatagaaacatttttttaattgatacaaACATGAATCTCATGGTTTTTTGAGATAATGGTATATTTAACTTTTAGAAGTTCTAAAGCAATCACCACCTGAAAATCCCATTTTCTAAAACGGGTATCTAAATCAAACATATCCTTTTACCCCTATAACTGAACTAATTGTTCATCCTAACCAACATAAAGGCGGGTTTCCAAACACCCACTTACCTCTTCTGCCTTTCAGAGTGATATTAGAGTGAGATGAGTGAGACATAACTCTTGGGTCCAAAATTTAAGCAGGCAGCAAAATTTCAGCaattacaaatctcatattttatgcaatatttcaaaaatcaaaattaacgccaaaataaatgacaacatgaagatcAACAATTTTTTGTATACTTAGTGGTTATGTGTTCCAGAAGATAAAGTAgttgaaatatattaaagaacTGAACACTTGGTATATTAAAATTCATAAtttcagacttccggagaagatggtggcttagtaagacgcgcggatcttagttcctcctccagaatagctactaggggagtagaaacgatacagaacagctcccggatccatgacagagatcaaaaagacagcgtaccccatcctggaacggctgactggctgagagaacccgctccggtgagatcgccgggggcgcgggcttccccgggcagggcggcaagtggccagagtcactcccttcctccttcccgggccagctggcagaattgggcaggtggtacactcaagccgcggcggctggtgcccccaccacgagaggccccccggaccaactgagagatttggatcagaaatccccaggccacggagaacggtgaccaggggggtcccttccaaacacgtgactccccggtccggctgggaaagGTGCACTCTCcagggccgcggcggctggcgccctcccgccatgcttggcgccccgggccgactaagaaatttggacaggcgctctcccgggctgcggcggccggcgaccctccccgcgtttggacccccgggccacctggcactcttccaagccgcttcggctggcgaacctcccccacagcgagagttttccaaagttaaaggacctacagcaccttttactggtgggacctgcagacaaacgtgtgccacgagcgccacctactgggcaggataagaaaaacagaactcagagatttcacagaaaaatctttcaacctgttgggtccaacacccagggaaaccagactaaatgcccagacgccagcagaagataacggatcacgctcagaaaattgaaaatatggcccagtcaaaggaacaaaccaatagttcaaatgagatacaggagctgagacaactaatgctgaatatacgaacagaaatggaaaacctcttcaaaaacgaaatcgataaattgagggaggacatgaagaagacatgggctgaacaaaaagaagaaatagaaaaactgaaaaaacaaatcacagagcttatggaagtgaaggataaagtagaaaagatggaaaaaacaatggatacctacaatgatagattcaaagagatagaagatagaattagtgatttggaggatggaacatctgaatttcaaaaagaaacagaaactatcgggaaaagaatggtaaAATTTAAACAgtgtatcagggaactcaaggacaatatgaaccacacaaatatacgtgttgtgggtgtcccagaaggagaagagaagagaaaaggaggagaaaaactaatggaagacattatcactgaaaatttcccaactcttatgaaagacctaaaattacagatccaagaagtgcagcgcacccaaagagaatagacccaaataggcgttctccaagacacttattagttagaatgtcagaggtcaaaaagaaagagaggatcttgaaagtagcaagagaaaaacaatccaacacatacaagggaaacccaataagactatgtgtagatttctcagcagaaaccatggaagctagaagacagtgggatgatatatttaaattaataaaagagaaaaactgccaaccaagactcctatatccagcaaaattgtccttcaaaaaagagggagaaattaaaacattctcagacaaaaagtcactgagagaatttgtgaccaagagaccagctctgcaagaaatactaaagggagcactagagtcagatatgaaaagacagaagagagaggtatggagaagagtgtagaaagaaggaaagtcagatatgatatatataatacaaaaggcaaaatggtagaggaaaatattatccaaacagtaataacactaaatgttaatggattgaattccccaatcaaaagacatagattggcagaatggattaaaaacaggatccttctatatgttgtctacaggaaacacatcttagacccaaagataaacataggttgaaagtgaaaggttgggaaaggatatttcatgcaaataacaaccagaaaagagcaggagtggctatactaatatccaacaaattagacttcaaatgtaaaacagttaaaagagacaaagaaggacactatatactaataaaaggaacaattaaacaagaagacataacaatcataaatatttacgcaccgaaccagaatgccccaaaatacgtgaggaatacactgcaaacactgaaaagggaaatagacacatataccataatagttggagacttcaattcaccactctcatcaccgtacagaacatctagacagaggatcaataaagaaacagaaaatctgaatattactataaatgagctagacttaacagacatttataggacattacatcccacaacagcaggatacacctttttctcaagtgctcatggatcattctcaaagatagaccatatgctgggtcacaaagcaagtcttaacaaatttaaaaagattgaaatcatacacaacactttctcggatcataaaggaatgaagttggaaatcaataataggcggagtgccagaaaattcacaaatacatggaggttcaacaacacactcttaaacaacgagtgggtcaaagaagaaattgcaagagaaattagtaaatacctcgaggcaaatgaaaatgaaaacacaacatatcaaaacttatgggatgcagcaaaggcagtgctaaagagggaaatttattgccctaaatgcctatatcagaaaagaagaaaaggcaaaaatgcaggaattaactgttcacttggaagaactggagaaagaacagcaaactaaccccaaagcaagcaaaaggaaagaaataacaaagatcagagcagaaataaatgaaattgaaaacatgaaaacaatagagaaaatcaataagaccagaagttggttctatgagaaaatcaataagattgatgggcccttagcaagattgacaaaaagaagaagagagaggatgcaaataaataagatcagaaatggaagaggagacataaccactgacctcacagaaataaaggaggcaataacaggatactatgaacaactttacgctaataaatacaacaatttagaggaaatggacgggttcctggaaagacatgaacaaccaactttgatcaagaagaaatagatgacctcaacaaaccaatcacaagtaaagaaattgaattagtcattcaaaagcttcctaaaaagaaaagtccaggaccagacagcttcacatctgaattctatcaaacattccagaaagaattagtaccaactctcctcaaactcttcaaaaaaattgaagtggagggaaaactacctaattcattctatgaagccaacatcaccctcataccaaaaccaggcaaagatattacaaaaaaagaaaactacagaccaatctctctaatgaatatagatgcaaaaatcctcaataaaattctagcaaatcgtatccaacaacacattaaaagaattatacatcatgaccaagtaggattcatcccaggtatgcaaggatggttcaacataagaaaatcaattaatgtaatacaccatatcaacaaatcaaagtagaaaaatcacatgatcatctcaattgatgcagagaaggcatttgacaagattcaacatcctttcctgttgaaaacacttcaaaagataagaatacaagggaacttccttaaaatgatagagggaatatatgaaaaacccacagctaatatcatcctcaatggggaaaaattgaaaactttccccctaagatcaggaacaagacaaggatgtccactatcaccactattattcaacattgtgttggaggttctagtcagagcatttagacaagaaaaagaaatacaaggcatcaaaattggaaaggaagaag includes the following:
- the LOC143654037 gene encoding cytochrome P450 2C9-like isoform X2, yielding MRRFSLMTLRNFGMGKRSIEDRVQEEARCLVEELRKTNGSPCDPTFILACAPCNVICSIIFKNRFEYNEESFLNLMDKFNENFKSLSSPWIQEKHNQNSKFLIKNLVVTASNLFVAGTETTSTTLRYGLLLLLKRPEVTVSSVKVREEIDRVVGRHSSPCMQDRSSMPYTDAVVHEIQRYTDLLPTSLPHVVTQDVQFRGYLIPKGTAVLVSLSSVLHDNKEFPNPGK
- the LOC143654037 gene encoding cytochrome P450 2C9-like isoform X1: MRRFSLMTLRNFGMGKRSIEDRVQEEARCLVEELRKTNGSPCDPTFILACAPCNVICSIIFKNRFEYNEESFLNLMDKFNENFKSLSSPWIQEKHNQNSKFLIKNLVVTASNLFVAGTETTSTTLRYGLLLLLKRPEVTVSSVKVREEIDRVVGRHSSPCMQDRSSMPYTDAVVHEIQRYTDLLPTSLPHVVTQDVQFRGYLIPKGTAVLVSLSSVLHDNKEFPNPDGEGGIWAAPYKSCWVTATGQVQLIIQNIFKQVKWLHSMNRRPQRHMGINQRVCLAPPGCTPLSHC